In a genomic window of Telopea speciosissima isolate NSW1024214 ecotype Mountain lineage chromosome 5, Tspe_v1, whole genome shotgun sequence:
- the LOC122663180 gene encoding uncharacterized protein LOC122663180 produces MVMLVNSLEVTFSVNNNMVTIEILTGTNFKKWKEDFLFAMEMADVHISLDMDKPADLDDRSTDDDKTVHAAWTKSNRLCLLSLKMTIKEHLKSGFPSNCTAKELLAAVALRYRVSSNAEIGTLLQELLT; encoded by the exons ATGGTGATGCTTGTGAATTCTCTAGAAG TCACTTTTTCTGTCAATAACAATATGGTTACTATCGAGATTCTTACGGGcacaaacttcaagaaatggaaagaggatTTTTTGTTTGCTATGGAGATGGCTGATGTTCATATATCTCTTGATATGGACAAACCAGCAGACTTAGATGACAGGAGTACTGATGATGATAAGACAGTACATGCTGCATGGACGAAGAGTAATCGTCTCTGTTTGTTGTCCTTGAAGATGACTATTAAGGAGCATCTGAAAAGTGGTTTCCCTTCTAATTGCACTGCTAAGGAGTTGTTGGCTGCAGTAGCACTGAGGTACCGAGTCTCATCTAATGCTGAAATAGGAACCCTTCTGCAGGAACTCTTAACCTGA